The proteins below come from a single Pichia kudriavzevii chromosome 2, complete sequence genomic window:
- a CDS encoding uncharacterized protein (PKUD0B04520; similar to Saccharomyces cerevisiae YGR159C (NSR1); ancestral locus Anc_4.61) — translation MAKSEIKKSKKSSSKKQEEKATKAVQKKEETSSSESSSSSSDESSSSSDSESESSSNEEEEKKEESSDSDSDSDSDSDSDSGSGSSSEKEDDDDEEKKKDESSSDSDSDSSSSDEEEKEGESSKKRKAESSEEESTTASPEPESKKAKSEEPAGEPATLFVGRLSWNIDDAWLKREFEAYPGVISARVITDRSSGRSKGFGYVDFESKSVAEKALEEMQGKEIDGRPINVDLSNAKPKQQSGAERTNERAKQYGDSKSEPSDTLFIGNLSFDSTRDSVTEFFAEYGPIMGVRLPTHPETEQLKGFGYVQFESVDAAQKALDALNGEYLNNRAVRLDFSTPKPQNERGGFGGNRGGNRGRGGFGGNRGGRDRGGFSRPTGSNNTPVAFRGNKKTFD, via the coding sequence ATGGCTAAATCTGAAATTAAGAAATCCAAGAAGTCTTCTTCCAAgaagcaagaagaaaaagcaaCTAAAGCAGTtcaaaagaaggaagaaacctcttcttctgaatcctcctcttcatcCTCTGATGAATCTTCCTCTAGTTCCGACTCTGAGTCTGAATCCTCTtccaatgaagaagaagaaaagaaggaagaatcTTCTGATTCTGATTCTGATTCTGATTCTGATTCTGATTCTGATTCTGGTTCTGGTTCCTCTTcggaaaaagaagatgatgatgatgaagaaaagaagaaggatgAATCCTCTTCTGACTCTGATTCTGACTCCTCTTCCTCTGACgaagaggagaaggaaGGCGaatcttcaaagaagagaaaggCAGAATCttcagaagaagaatccACCACTGCATCTCCTGAACCAGAATCTAAGAAAGCTAAGAGTGAGGAACCAGCAGGTGAACCAGCTACTTTATTTGTTGGTAGACTTTCGTGGAACATCGATGACGCTTGGTTGAAGAGAGAATTCGAGGCATACCCAGGTGTTATTAGCGCAAGAGTTATTACCGACAGAAGTTCGGGTAGATCCAAGGGTTTTGGTTACGTTGATTTCGAATCCAAGAGCGTTGCTGAAAAGGCATTAGAAGAAATGCAAGGTAAAGAAATTGACGGTAGACCAATCAATGTTGATTTGTCCAACGCAAAGCCAAAGCAGCAATCTGGCGCAGAAAGAACCAATGAAAGAGCAAAACAATATGGTGATTCGAAGTCTGAACCATCGGATACTTTATTCATTGGTAACTTATCTTTTGACTCCACTAGAGATTCTGTTACCGAATTTTTCGCTGAATATGGTCCAATTATGGGTGTCAGATTACCAACCCACCCAGAAACTGAACAATTGAAAGGTTTTGGTTACGTCCAATTTGAATCCGTTGATGCTGCACAAAAGGCATTAGATGCATTAAATGGTGAATACTTAAACAACAGAGCTGTCAGATTAGACTTCTCTACTCCAAAGCCTCAAAATGAAAGAGGTGGTTTCGGTGGTAACAGAGGTGGTAACAGAGGTAGAGGTGGTTTTGGTGGTAACAGAGGTGGTCGTGATAGAGGTGGATTCAGCAGACCAACTGGTTCCAACAATACCCCAGTTGCGTTCAGAGGTAACAAGAAGACTTTTGATTaa
- a CDS encoding uncharacterized protein (PKUD0B04530; similar to Saccharomyces cerevisiae YNL232W (CSL4); ancestral locus Anc_2.11), translated as MQYPEKVLPGQPILPIYEPTATTQSFKYLPGSNVRLETILFNNDRIPTLVSTTAGRVEIIDDKDNENTKIVKVFAYKDPQYKQGELHLDDIKCRSYKAVTPQVNDVVLARVTKITHLRVNVEILSVLPKGQEENVNNGKLQLLNLLPAESGEYFKALIRSQDVRSTERDSVKTWECYQPGDIIRAVVLSLGDGASFYLSTARNDLGVVFARNEDGELLYPLDWETMLAPGSGEIEKRKCAKPF; from the coding sequence ATGCAGTACCCAGAAAAAGTTTTGCCAGGACAACCAATTTTGCCTATCTATGAACCTACTGCAACAACACAAAGTTTTAAGTACTTACCGGGATCGAATGTTCGATTAGAGACGATTTTATTCAACAACGATCGGATTCCAACGCTTGTATCGACAACGGCTGGTCGTGTTGAAATAATCGATGATAAGGATAatgaaaacacaaaaattGTAAAGGTTTTTGCATACAAGGATCCGCAATATAAGCAAGGTGAATTACATCTAGATGATATTAAATGCAGAAGCTATAAGGCTGTCACTCCACAAGTGAATGATGTTGTTCTTGCAAGGGTAACTAAGATAACACATTTGAGAGTCAATGTAGAAATATTAAGTGTTTTACCTAAAGGTCAGGAAGAAAATGTGAATAATGGAAAGTTACAATTACTAAATTTACTACCAGCCGAGTCAGGTGAATACTTCAAGGCATTAATCAGGAGTCAAGATGTTAGATCTACAGAACGAGATAGTGTGAAAACATGGGAATGTTACCAACCAGGTGATATTATACGTGCTGTTGTTCTCTCGCTGGGTGACGGTGCAAGTTTTTATTTATCCACTGCTAGAAATGATTTAGGTGTTGTATTTGCACGTAACGAAGACGGTGAATTATTGTATCCACTAGATTGGGAAACAATGCTTGCACCTGGTTCAGgggaaattgaaaagagaaaatgtGCGAAACCATTTTAA
- a CDS encoding uncharacterized protein (PKUD0B04540; similar to Saccharomyces cerevisiae YMR145C (NDE1) and YDL085W (NDE2); ancestral locus Anc_2.382), which produces MIPRLNPLLNISHLRGGPKFIGKAIKPSQFEFRKNNFRFNSTSTKTGSARTIKSGFLSWSFRAATFTGIAGWLYLTYLVYKETNPGSQSPQTEFSEIGNKKKNIVILGSGWGAVSVLKTLDTTKYNVTIVSPRNYFLFTPLLPSVPSGTIDIKSICDSIRTIARQTPGEVTYLEAAATDIDPVKKTIKLEHKSQRFLIGDAFTSEGDVIENELSYDYLVYAVGATVNTFGIPGIPEYASYLKEANDATAVRQKLFNQIEASRLLPKDSEDRKRLLSFVVCGGGPTGVELAAEIKDYIDQDLCKFIPGIEKEMQVTLIEAQHNVLSMFHPKLIEYTKEVFKQQNLHLQVDTMVKKVDDKNVYATYRHPDGKTEDMVIPYGTLVWAGGNAQRKLTRDLSSKIIEQKTARRGLLVDEYLKLDGDDSIYAIGDCTFTPNPPTAQVAHQQGEYLGEHFNKLAKIDELNYLITNSTDDSTKYSKRLERAEKAIKPFEYDHQGALAYVGSERAVADLHWGSWSTVALGGTMTFFFWRTAYVSMLLSIRNKILVVTDWVKVAIFGRDCSQE; this is translated from the coding sequence ATGATACCTAGGTTGAACCCATTGTTAAATATAAGCCACCTCAGAGGTGGTCCTAAATTTATCGGTAAAGCTATCAAGCCATCACAATTCGAATTTAGGAAAAACAACTTCAGGTTCAACTCGACAAGCACTAAAACTGGAAGTGCTAGAACCATTAAATCTGGGTTTTTGTCTTGGTCTTTCCGTGCTGCAACATTCACTGGTATTGCTGGCTGGCTATACTTGACCTATTTAGTTTACAAGGAAACGAATCCTGGTAGTCAATCACCTCAAACCGAATTCTCTGAAATTGgcaacaaaaagaaaaatattgttATATTAGGATCCGGCTGGGGGgctgtttctgttttgaaGACTTTGGATACAACCAAGTATAATGTTACCATTGTATCTCCAAGAAATTACTTCTTGTTTACTCCATTATTGCCTTCTGTCCCAAGTGGTACAATCGATATAAAATCCATTTGTGATTCTATTAGGACGATTGCTAGACAAACACCTGGAGAGGTGACTTATTTAGAAGCTGCTGCAACTGATATTGATCCTGTTAAGAAAACTATAAAGTTAGAACATAAGTCCCAAAGATTTTTGATTGGTGATGCCTTCACTTCTGAAGgtgatgttattgaaaacgAGCTATCTTACGACTATTTGGTTTATGCTGTTGGTGCTACTGTAAATACCTTTGGCATTCCTGGTATTCCTGAATATGCTTCTTACCTTAAAGAAGCAAATGATGCTACCGCGGTAAGACAAAAGTTATTCAACCAAATTGAAGCTTCTAGGTTGTTGCCAAAGGATTCTGAAGATAGAAAGAGATTGTTGagttttgttgtttgtggAGGTGGGCCAACAGGTGTTGAACTTGCTGCTGAAATTAAAGATTATATTGACCAAGATTTATGTAAATTCATACCTGGtattgaaaaggaaatgcAAGTTACCTTGATTGAAGCACAACATAATGTTTTATCTATGTTCCATCCAAAACTAATTGAATATACCAAGGAAGTCTTTAAACAACAGAACCTTCATCTACAAGTCGACACAATGGTTAAGaaagttgatgataaaaACGTGTACGCTACTTATCGTCACCCTGACGGAAAAACCGAAGACATGGTCATTCCTTATGGAACTTTAGTCTGGGCGGGTGGTAACGCTCAAAGGAAATTAACTAGAGATTTATCCTCTAAAATCATTGAACAGAAAACTGCAAGAAGAGGTTTGTTAGTTGATGAATATCTCAAATTAGATGGTGATGATTCTATTTATGCGATTGGTGACTGCACTTTTACTCCAAATCCTCCAACTGCACAAGTTGCTCATCAACAAGGTGAATATTTAGGTGAACATTTCAACAAGTTGGCCAAAATCGACGAATTAAACTACTTAATTACTAATTCGACAGACGACTCAACTAAGTACAGTAAAAGATTAGAACGTGCTGAAAAAGCAATCAAACCTTTTGAATACGACCATCAAGGTGCCCTCGCTTACGTTGGTTCTGAAAGGGCTGTTGCAGATTTACATTGGGGTAGCTGGTCCACTGTTGCATTGGGTGGTACCATgacatttttcttttggagAACTGCATATGTTTCCATGCTGTTGAGTATCAGAAACAAGATCTTAGTTGTTACTGACTGGGTTAAGGTTGCTATATTTGGGAGAGATTGTTCTCAAGAATAG
- a CDS encoding uncharacterized protein (PKUD0B04550), protein MADEATFNIDTIAGIANISNMDNLNDLHLSQLNSQLRYELRNLNKDAGVQVQLSDEEEEDNAETDENDEETSEFDDQEGENDVEENNRNEPFKNYIKSIVERGDGLAFDNQYQQHSTQLPAQSSHSLLQSQQQHFHRHHQHPHNNHDPQYQDHQHHQQLSLNLQQRQRKRQRNEKSDIDKDIKKCSRCRMKRVHENENELEKYQTCIQCRERRKVKEKKPRGPMKLPELRDDWKGFLDKVAMNSIMDVQGHIYRAYTDERQFPRYSHDDLTTDIVQKIGDKIVEKYIHPLQELTGFKFAIRDHHNPPLYDKNRSKKITWMFICSQDKFRRRKSRSENKRQVLNKLKTEECCSKISLSYDIINGIVQISYNHKHHKPYNLIDSSGAIKPSRIHLENEQAEVDRAVMEAAAAAVAAVAASDEKKEAKGEEHEENKIVIARSHARNDNNNNNDNNNNSGTGTNGNDENISSGDERSKNNYDPNRVFGESTSFDDISLIGNVHVNNVDVDNVGVDVDVDVDVDDINVEDVAEIAKLLKQVQQAQSRRLDDEVPEEEQDHDHNKEDNNDQDNIEPVVEGENSTAAFDISPVLLAHVQRQLHNFQDLPKDQHHVNSSPDS, encoded by the coding sequence ATGGCGGATGAAGCGACGTTTAATATTGACACTATCGCTGGGATAGCCAATATATCAAACATGGATAATTTAAATGATTTACATTTATCACAATTGAATAGTCAATTACGTTACGAGTTGCGAAATTTGAACAAAGATGCTGGTGTACAAGTGCAACTaagtgatgaagaagaggaagacaaTGCCGAAAcagatgaaaatgacgaGGAAACCAGtgaatttgatgatcaGGAGGGAGAAAATGATGTGGAGGAAAATAATAGAAACGAACCATTCAAAAATTatataaaatcaattgttgaaagaggGGATGGCTTAGCGTTTGATAATCAATATCAGCAACACTCTACTCAGCTTCCAGCACAAAGTTCACATTCTCTGCTGCAAagtcaacaacaacatttCCATCGACATCACCAACATCCTCATAATAATCATGATCCTCAATATCAAGATCACCAGCATCACCAGCAACTATCACTGAACTTGCAACAAAGACAACGAAAACGacaaagaaatgaaaaaagtgATATCGATAAAGACATCAAAAAATGTTCACGATGCAGAATGAAACGTGTACACGAAAACGAGAATGAACTAGAAAAGTATCAAACATGTATCCAGTGCCGTGAGAGGAGGAAAGTCAAAGAGAAGAAGCCTAGAGGGCCGATGAAATTGCCTGAATTAAGAGATGATTGGAAGGGATTTTTGGACAAAGTTGCAATGAACAGCATAATGGACGTTCAGGGGCATATATATCGAGCTTATACAGATGAAAGGCAATTTCCAAGATACTCACATGATGACTTGACTACTGATATTGTCCAAAAAATAGGCGATAAAATTGTTGAGAAATATATACATCCTTTACAAGAACTGACTGGCTTCAAATTTGCGATCAGAGATCACCATAACCCCCCACTGTATGATAAAAATagatcaaaaaaaattacatgGATGTTCATCTGTTCACAGGACAAATTTCGTCGACGCAAAAGCAGGagtgaaaataaaaggCAGGTTTTGAATAAACTAAAAACTGAGGAGTGTTGTTCCAAAATAAGCCTGAGTTATGATATTATCAATGGCATTGTTCAAATCAGTTATAACCATAAACACCATAAACCCTataatttgattgataGTAGTGGTGCTATCAAGCCAAGTAGGATCCACcttgaaaatgaacaaGCGGAAGTTGATAGAGCAGTGATGGAAGCTGCTGCTGCCGCTGTGGCTGCTGTAGCAGCGTCagatgagaaaaaagaagcaaaaggTGAAGAACACGAGGAAAATAAGATAGTTATTGCAAGGTCTCATGCTAGGAacgacaacaacaataataatgacaataataataacagTGGCACCGGTACTAATGGCAATGATGAGAATATTTCAAGTGGTGACGAAcgttcaaaaaataattatGATCCTAACCGGGTCTTTGGGGAGTCAACTTCATTTGACGATATTTCGTTGATTGGCAATGTCCATGTCAACAATGTGGATGTTGACAATGTTGGTGTcgatgttgatgttgatgtcGATGTCGACGACATCAATGTAGAGGATGTTGCAGAAATTGCCAAATTGCTCAAACAGGTCCAGCAAGCTCAAAGCAGAAGATTAGACGATGAAGTACCTGAAGAAGAACAGGATCATGACCacaacaaagaagataACAATGACCAAGACAATATTGAACCTGTAGTTGAAGGGGAAAACTCAACCGCGGCATTTGACATCAGCCCAGTGCTACTGGCGCACGTGCAACGCCAACTGCACAATTTTCAGGACTTGCCCAAAGATCAACACCACGTAAACTCCTCACCAGATTCATGA
- a CDS encoding uncharacterized protein (PKUD0B04560; similar to Saccharomyces cerevisiae YNL215W (IES2); ancestral locus Anc_2.31), which produces MVNYRCNTKQNTPKGTTMSDEDEDLLSLGYEHELGSDEEKEPELIKDMVSIKKDQSKNKSLTLKFQFTDKMKLKNMESESRASSNSSNSGGNISKSMGKKRGRKPGKLKVVELKEENTVKKRGRGRPRTRPPEDEEEEEIEFDEDEEEEEYDGEEYNSSDDEELMRMIEQGEVDEKNVDLSKLSDRQRAKYLGQSEEPEELNAEFYNGKKLPKSVLALMKGNEKKKVLTPEEIELRKADAARKRKTFNARKLEAEKKETLRKLLHRKIDKAEVKRQEMEDERKRENKLKRREIIKHKALFSYVSKKVGEEIQSFYSMQL; this is translated from the coding sequence ATGGTAAACTACAGGTGTAATACGAAGCAAAATACTCCGAAAGGGACAACAATGAGTGACGAAGATGAGGATTTATTGAGCTTGGGATACGAACATGAACTAGGGAGCGACGAAGAAAAGGAACCAGAATTAATTAAGGATATGGTTAGTATTAAGAAGGATCAGTCTAAAAACAAATCATTAACCttaaaatttcagtttactgacaaaatgaaattgaagaatatggAAAGCGAAAGCCGAGCAAGTAGTAACAGTAGTAATAGTGGTGGGAACATTAGCAAGAGTATGGGGAAGAAGAGGGGTCGGAAACCAGGGAAACTCAAGGTGGTTGAACTTAAAGAGGAAAACACCGTTAAAAAAAGAGGCAGAGGGCGGCCAAGGACCCGTCCACCAGAggacgaagaagaagaggaaataGAGTTCGACGAAGAcgaggaagaggaggagtATGACGGCGAGGAATATAATTCGAGCGATGACGAAGAGTTAATGAGGATGATTGAGCAAGGcgaagttgatgaaaagaatgTGGATCTAAGCAAGTTGAGTGACCGACAGAGAGCCAAATACCTAGGACAGTCTGAAGAGCCGGAAGAGCTGAATGCAGAGTTCTACAATGGCAAGAAACTTCCAAAGAGTGTTTTAGCATTGATGAAAggcaatgaaaaaaagaaagtgtTAACACCCGAGGAAATCGAGCTACGCAAAGCGGATGCCGctagaaagagaaagacGTTCAATGCCCGGAAGCTTGAGGcggaaaagaaggagacCTTGAGGAAGTTGTTACACCGTAAGATCGACAAAGCCGAGGTAAAGAGGCAGGAGATGGAGGATGAGAGGAAGCGAGAGAATAAGTTAAAGAGGAGGGAGATTATCAAGCATAAGGCATTATTTAGTTATGTCAGTAAGAAGGTTGGAGAAGAAATCCAATCATTTTATTCTATGCAGCTATAa
- a CDS encoding uncharacterized protein (PKUD0B04570; Pfam Domains: DUF2470(7.4e-10)) has protein sequence MAESRETRIVKHMNKDHVHNLEDFLVIYGHVDQTMAQRNPRLETITLDAMTISFIDMGGSKENVKIFFQPSLDSLDDARIRLVEMSQNAAKKRGFSEHIVKKIPILRNWYDVPIFITMGVLYYWAMNLNSLLALVANFSTPFQELIREYYISFFRVLVIIHVLESVLILYPLLRKYRVNIFQKLTALSITMVEGGFYINDFNRKIDEVSNPKKTN, from the coding sequence ATGGCTGAGTCACGTGAAACACGTATAGTGAAGCACATGAACAAGGATCATGTCCACAACTTGGAGGATTTCCTTGTAATCTATGGCCATGTGGACCAAACTATGGCGCAACGTAACCCTAGGCTTGAAACAATTACACTCGATGCAATGACCATCTCCTTCATCGATATGGGTGGCAGTAAGGAAAATGTCAAGATTTTCTTTCAACCTTCCCTAGACTCTCTAGATGATGCTAGAATTAGATTGGTGGAAATGTCTCAAAATGCCGCTAAAAAAAGGGGATTTAGTGAACACATTGTCAAGAAAATCCCCATTCTACGTAATTGGTATGACGTCCCAATCTTTATTACCATGGGGGTGCTCTATTACTGGGCAATGAATCTCAATTCGTTGTTGGCATTGGTCGCCAACTTCTCAACTCCATTTCAAGAGCTGATTAGAGAATACTACATTTCGTTCTTTAGGGTCTTGGTAATAATTCACGTTCTCGAATCTgttttgattctttacccacttttgagaaaatacAGAGTCAacattttccaaaagttAACCGCACTTAGTATTACTATGGTTGAAGGTGGCTTCTATATCAATGACTTCAAtagaaaaattgatgaagtcTCAAACCCTAAAAAGACAAACTAA
- a CDS encoding uncharacterized protein (PKUD0B04580; similar to Saccharomyces cerevisiae YGL047W (ALG13); ancestral locus Anc_4.58) produces the protein MKEAYVTTGATSPYERLVLAVLSTRFITALATAGFSKLTVQHGTFKPNREFKEALVQGTAQGVQISFCEYDSSLAARMARSQLVFSHGGAGCILDAVRVGSHPNGKDGRRVVVVPNNALKDAHQREIAHAFADMGLVECIDIEGGVDELVDALVQVVPTDTTSLTTTITTTTDTKNCVAHGAIVESVVSQELY, from the coding sequence ATGAAGGAAGCCTATGTGACCACGGGGGCAACTTCCCCCTACGAAAGGCTTGTGCTTGCGGTTCTCTCTACACGCTTCATCACCGCCCTTGCCACGGCAGGGTTTAGCAAACTAACTGTCCAACATGGCACTTTTAAACCTAACCGTGAATTCAAAGAGGCTCTCGTCCAAGGTACTGCTCAGGGGGTGCAAATATCCTTCTGCGAATACGATTCCTCCCTCGCCGCCCGGATGGCTCGTTCCCAATTGGTTTTCTCCCACGGAGGCGCCGGATGCATTTTGGATGCCGTTCGGGTGGGGTCCCACCCGAACGGCAAGGACGGCCGACGCGTAGTGGTGGTCCCTAATAACGCCCTCAAGGACGCCCATCAAAGAGAAATTGCACATGCCTTTGCCGACATGGGGCTAGTGGAATGTATCGATATCGAAGGTGGAGTTGATGAATTAGTGGATGCATTAGTACAGGTGGTGCCAACAGACACAACTAGTCTTACCACCACCATCACCACCACTACTGACACGAAGAATTGCGTGGCCCATGGTGCCATTGTAGAGTCAGTTGTTTCTCAAGAACTCTATTGA
- a CDS encoding uncharacterized protein (PKUD0B04590; similar to Saccharomyces cerevisiae YJL159W (HSP150) and YKL163W (PIR3); ancestral locus Anc_1.188), which produces MQYRNLGVAALAGQAIAAYVPSEPWTTLTPSATLSGALTEYTGSFGIAVNPISTTASASATLDAKNVKQHKAAAATQIGDGQIQATTGTSNAIKTKTTTLAAITQIGDGQIQATTKTEAPKKTAAPVTQIGDGQIQATTATETTKTIIANVVTQIGDGQVQATTLTKQVVNPITQIGDGQIQATTATAAALISQIGDGQIQATTKTTTPKETAAPVTQIGDGQIQATTKTTTPKETAAPVTQIGDGQIQATTKTTTPKETAAPVTQIGDGQIQATTKTTTPKETAAPVTQIGDGQIQATTKTTTPKETAEAATQIGDGQVQATTKTTTPKETAEAATQIGDGQVQQTTKTTESTSTKNTATPATQIGDGQIQQSTASQQGAAASASPQDEEIQYQACATNGTLSMNLHNGILTDSKGRIGSIVANQQFQFDGPPPQAGAIYAAGWSIKDGKLAIGNSTTFYQCLSGNFYNLYAEHIGSKCEPVELDIVELVDC; this is translated from the coding sequence ATGCAATACAGAAACTTAGGTGTCGCCGCTTTAGCTGGCCAGGCAATTGCTGCTTATGTTCCTTCCGAACCATGGACCACTCTTACCCCATCTGCAACCCTCTCTGGTGCACTTACTGAATACACTGGTTCATTTGGTATTGCTGTTAACCCAATCTCAACCACTGCATCTGCATCTGCAACTCTTGACGCTAAGAATGTCAAGCAACACAAGGCTGCAGCTGCAACCCAGATTGGCGACGGTCAAATCCAGGCAACCACCGGTACTTCGAATGCaatcaaaaccaaaaccacAACTTTAGCTGCAATCACCCAAATTGGTGACGGTCAAATCCAAGCCACTACTAAAACCGAAGCTCCAAAGAAAACCGCAGCTCCAGTAACCCAAATTGGTGACGGTCAAATCCAAGCTACTACTGCAACCGAAACAACAAAGACTATTATTGCTAATGTTGTCACCCAAATCGGTGATGGTCAAGTCCAAGCTACTACTCTCACCAAGCAGGTTGTTAACCCAATCACTCAAATCGGTGATGGCCAAATCCAAGCAACCACCGCAACTGCAGCAGCTTTGATCTCCCAAATTGGTGACGGTCAAATCCAAGCTACTACAAAGACCACTACTCCAAAGGAAACTGCAGCTCCAGTCACtcaaattggtgatggtCAAATCCAAGCTACTACAAAGACCACCACTCCAAAGGAAACTGCAGCTCCAGTCACtcaaattggtgatggtCAAATCCAAGCTACTACAAAGACCACCACTCCAAAGGAAACTGCAGCTCCAGTCACtcaaattggtgatggtCAAATCCAAGCTACTACCAAGACCACCACTCCAAAGGAAACTGCAGCTCCAGTCACtcaaattggtgatggtCAAATCCAAGCTACTACCAAGACCACCACTCCAAAGGAAACTGCCGAAGCAGCTACTCAAATTGGTGACGGTCAAGTCCAAGCTACTACCAAGACCACTACTCCAAAGGAAACTGCCGAAGCAGCTACTCAAATTGGTGACGGTCAAGTCCAACAAACTACTAAGACCACCGAATCCACTTCTACGAAAAACACTGCTACCCCAGCAACtcaaattggtgatggCCAAATCCAACAATCTACTGCTTCTCAACAAGGTGCAGCAGCTTCTGCATCTCCtcaagatgaagaaattcaataCCAAGCTTGTGCTACTAATGGTACCCTTTCCATGAACTTACACAATGGTATCTTGACTGACTCGAAGGGTAGAATTGGTTCTATTGTCGCCAACcaacaattccaatttgatGGTCCACCTCCTCAAGCTGGTGCAATCTATGCTGCTGGTTGGTCTATCAAGGATGGTAAGTTAGCTATCGGTAACTCCACTACTTTCTACCAATGTCTGTCTGGTAACTTCTACAACTTATATGCTGAGCATATTGGTTCAAAGTGTGAACCTGTCGAATTggacattgttgaattagTCGACTGTTAA